The Candidatus Tumulicola sp. genome has a window encoding:
- a CDS encoding helix-turn-helix domain-containing protein, whose translation MLESKDWTVEIRLAYDVKASSAEQALGAVLPLLSLGPERYGAQPRVADYTVREIAPEALAVLTTDDPLQGLVKPVYTAKEAAQILGISLNNVYTRIPSMSLGRLRRFSRAAILRVLEHGVDREPEPKPEPIRHDRTLRREMPAKIVRSRRQKTESPVVSITEAARMLRISAAKVRQLLEQRKIYYSEYSGRKTMPRQAVQNYIDGLTPRAFVEAELVGAEDDPMWRNDREGLEQFAAEWRAQWPDELFDRQSAARGQLGRESGDGDTGGSVE comes from the coding sequence ATGCTTGAGAGCAAAGATTGGACCGTAGAAATCCGTCTGGCCTATGATGTGAAGGCCAGCAGCGCGGAACAGGCTCTCGGGGCCGTGTTGCCGCTTTTGTCTCTGGGCCCCGAGCGCTACGGTGCGCAACCAAGAGTTGCAGACTACACTGTTCGTGAGATTGCCCCGGAGGCGCTTGCCGTGCTTACCACCGACGATCCGTTGCAAGGCTTGGTCAAGCCAGTCTACACGGCCAAGGAAGCCGCCCAAATACTTGGGATAAGTCTCAACAACGTCTACACGCGCATTCCGAGTATGAGCCTCGGCCGACTACGTCGCTTTTCTCGGGCAGCGATCTTGAGGGTCCTGGAGCACGGCGTAGACCGTGAACCGGAGCCGAAACCAGAGCCCATAAGGCACGATCGAACGCTTCGACGGGAAATGCCAGCGAAAATCGTTCGGTCAAGAAGGCAGAAAACCGAAAGCCCCGTCGTCTCAATAACCGAGGCGGCAAGGATGTTGCGGATCTCCGCCGCCAAAGTCCGCCAGCTGCTCGAGCAACGGAAAATCTACTACTCCGAATACTCTGGGAGGAAAACCATGCCCAGGCAGGCCGTACAGAACTACATTGACGGTCTCACGCCACGGGCGTTCGTCGAGGCGGAACTTGTCGGCGCCGAGGACGACCCTATGTGGAGGAACGACCGGGAGGGTTTGGAGCAATTTGCCGCAGAGTGGCGGGCTCAATGGCCCGACGAGCTATTTGACCGTCAGTCCGCCGCGCGAGGACAGCTAGGGCGCGAATCTGGTGATGGGGACACAGGCGGCTCGGTCGAATAA
- a CDS encoding helix-turn-helix domain-containing protein, with translation MIKTDAAYNVALQQLQHDREAIEGREQKLRKQGRSAEEVARAMAPQYTLFEQLKDEVDWYTQARRGDVQVATTFNSVGRLLIGLRIAAGITQRELAEALGVDESQVSRDERNEYHGITVNRVDQIIDKLRGKIEIKVEPARELVVA, from the coding sequence ATGATCAAGACGGACGCAGCATACAACGTCGCACTCCAACAATTGCAACACGATCGCGAAGCCATCGAGGGACGCGAACAGAAGCTGCGAAAGCAGGGCCGATCGGCTGAGGAGGTCGCTCGAGCCATGGCACCCCAGTACACGCTGTTCGAGCAGCTGAAGGACGAGGTTGACTGGTACACGCAGGCTAGGCGTGGCGACGTCCAGGTGGCCACGACATTCAACAGCGTGGGCCGTCTGCTAATCGGACTGCGAATTGCGGCCGGCATAACTCAACGCGAGTTGGCTGAGGCGCTCGGTGTAGATGAGAGCCAGGTGTCTCGCGACGAGCGCAACGAGTATCACGGGATCACCGTAAACCGCGTCGATCAGATCATCGACAAGTTGAGGGGCAAGATCGAAATAAAGGTCGAGCCGGCCCGTGAGCTTGTGGTAGCCTGA
- a CDS encoding DUF6338 family protein — MGDIWSTDKLLLFLVFFVPGFISMSVYGLFIATNNSDFTKRLPEVIAYSAIHYALTGWIVLVAPAGVPRLIAAYVVVLILPILWPPIILLARKWDYWRDRILTTKVLSYLLEPEATPWDKFFADQHAHRVRVKLKSGGYIGGIYGKGSWSSSYPAPEQLYVREQYEVDETGFGDRVKGSAGFLVSGGEIDTIEFFE, encoded by the coding sequence ATGGGTGACATATGGAGCACAGACAAGTTGCTGCTTTTTCTGGTCTTTTTTGTGCCAGGATTCATTTCAATGAGCGTTTACGGACTCTTCATTGCAACTAACAACTCCGATTTCACGAAGCGGCTTCCAGAGGTGATCGCCTACAGCGCAATCCACTATGCCCTGACAGGGTGGATCGTTCTCGTCGCGCCGGCGGGTGTACCGCGCCTCATAGCCGCCTACGTTGTCGTTCTGATATTGCCGATTCTTTGGCCGCCAATCATATTGCTGGCCCGGAAGTGGGACTACTGGCGCGACAGAATCCTAACGACTAAAGTGCTCTCGTACTTGCTCGAGCCCGAAGCTACGCCGTGGGACAAGTTCTTTGCTGACCAGCATGCCCACCGGGTGCGCGTCAAGCTAAAGAGCGGCGGTTACATTGGCGGTATCTATGGCAAAGGGTCGTGGTCTTCATCATACCCGGCCCCTGAACAGCTATATGTCAGGGAACAGTACGAAGTAGATGAAACCGGGTTTGGAGACCGCGTGAAAGGTTCTGCCGGATTTCTGGTCAGCGGTGGCGAAATCGACACAATCGAGTTTTTTGAGTAA
- a CDS encoding choice-of-anchor D domain-containing protein, which yields MPRVVVAGSENDTSFAVIDFTNPNAPSVKLVDPGFASGCHVTINGNNAVAGSVLTSKVRLVDVSNPAVPALRGTIATPLNGIGAIAMRGSRVAVGEFVNNFKARVSLLDFSNPNAPTVIGTAATPLASNPNTAVGSIAFLSDNVVVASGPSDFEIVQVDFSNPMAPVVTNFNPVLAGPPVIDSDSAVIAAGDSTSGILKLFDVNKALIASVNTMLPGITSVAVSNPLVLAASANSFNSDKVDFGGPSVSSFNPNLAGGSTTAIEGKTGACGAILGSSVALVDLTGAPAVLGTANAAVASISTLAISTFAGPGGPQVTVNPLALVFGAVKVNTLQSLMFTIHNAGGGNLNINNLHSSDPRFTFSPGGPFNLAGGGNQVVTITFKPTAEAPFSGNLIFSTNDLAHPTVTVPLSGVGGLPHISVSPLNLDLGSVAVCLSGSLPVNIKNTGAVPLTVSSVTTSGPPFSAAPGNLVVNAGATAPVTAKFTPSAIGPAAGTLTITSDDQTNPAVNVALNGTGLPTPPPAIAVSPNPINFGATPVQFYIGRRITIANTSPCQSLFVTLTSNGAPFFVTDVDPTTLPPASLTVSGSVPANASKRFVVVFAPTVLGASNGTLAITSNDPINPKVNVPLSGMGVQLNPASVELVLDRSGSMSAPAQGGTKMDGLKAAVHLFADLMIPGQGDEMGSVEFDDAVNVLTPFGSYDTPKRDAIKNDADTLTPRHLTSIGGGLHTGQAQVVAGTTGRKVILVFTDGMENTPPMIATEEPPILAAGTEVYAIGLGQPQNISAAALSMLAASSNGNFFQTDDTLILRKHFVQVLADAFRQNMAQDPVFAIAQGATKKIPVSITQCERRITFVLNWDDAGSQVDLNVRAPDGTLFTPNSPNQNQLVRYGDFPGYRYYQIAFPPLDPGSGLTIGPSQLGQWVMEVRGSALAGASERCTTSVVVESQLELRGIVHAVDIGQPIQIEATITDHGLPVTTAELVVTLTAPQKSLAAVSTPPVILKALDADKHPIPAGKIPLIPVKKTKYRMKPGKESRPFTLTLPAPRLDGVYQFEFQAKGQACGGAFDRYREFSLYIGRKAHDRRTGLTVESSGPTSAVVTVTPRDSRGEPLGPGLASLLRPGLKGGTVFPVVDRRDGSYAFRASWPGKRPPTLNLKLGDKMLSVPLAPKQKR from the coding sequence GAGCGATCGCGATGCGCGGGTCGCGCGTTGCGGTGGGAGAGTTTGTCAACAATTTCAAAGCACGGGTATCCCTGCTCGACTTCTCCAATCCCAACGCGCCCACCGTGATTGGCACTGCTGCAACACCGCTCGCCTCCAATCCCAACACCGCCGTCGGATCGATCGCCTTCCTCTCCGACAACGTTGTGGTCGCCTCGGGGCCGAGCGATTTCGAGATCGTGCAGGTCGATTTTTCAAACCCGATGGCCCCCGTCGTCACGAATTTCAATCCGGTATTGGCGGGTCCGCCCGTCATCGATTCCGACAGCGCCGTGATTGCCGCCGGCGACAGCACCAGCGGTATTCTTAAGTTGTTCGATGTCAACAAGGCGCTTATCGCCTCGGTGAATACCATGCTGCCCGGCATCACCTCGGTGGCGGTCTCCAATCCGCTAGTTCTCGCGGCCAGTGCCAACAGCTTCAACTCGGACAAGGTCGACTTCGGCGGCCCCAGCGTCAGTTCGTTCAACCCGAATCTCGCAGGCGGCTCTACTACCGCAATCGAGGGGAAAACGGGGGCATGTGGCGCGATTCTGGGTTCGAGTGTCGCACTGGTCGATCTAACTGGCGCGCCAGCCGTACTTGGGACCGCCAACGCAGCGGTCGCGTCGATTTCCACGCTGGCGATCAGCACCTTTGCGGGGCCAGGCGGGCCGCAAGTCACGGTCAATCCGCTTGCTTTGGTCTTCGGCGCCGTCAAGGTTAACACTCTCCAGTCCTTGATGTTCACCATTCACAATGCTGGCGGCGGCAATCTCAACATCAACAACCTGCACAGCTCCGACCCGCGCTTCACTTTCAGCCCCGGCGGGCCGTTCAATCTCGCGGGTGGCGGGAATCAGGTGGTTACGATCACCTTCAAACCCACTGCCGAGGCACCGTTCAGCGGCAACCTGATTTTCAGTACCAATGACCTCGCGCATCCCACCGTCACCGTTCCTTTGTCCGGCGTTGGCGGGCTTCCCCACATCAGTGTGTCGCCTTTGAACCTAGACCTGGGCAGCGTGGCGGTATGCCTCTCGGGCTCGCTCCCGGTCAACATCAAGAACACCGGCGCCGTGCCCCTGACGGTGAGCTCGGTGACTACTAGCGGTCCGCCATTCAGCGCGGCGCCCGGGAATCTCGTCGTCAATGCCGGTGCCACCGCGCCAGTGACAGCAAAATTCACGCCATCGGCGATCGGGCCGGCGGCCGGCACGCTCACCATCACCTCGGACGATCAGACCAACCCGGCGGTCAACGTGGCGCTGAACGGTACGGGTCTTCCCACGCCGCCGCCAGCCATCGCAGTCAGTCCCAACCCGATCAACTTCGGCGCCACGCCTGTGCAGTTCTACATCGGACGGCGTATCACAATTGCCAACACCAGCCCGTGCCAATCTCTCTTCGTGACGCTGACCTCCAACGGCGCGCCCTTTTTCGTCACCGATGTCGATCCCACCACGCTGCCGCCGGCGTCGCTCACGGTTTCAGGCAGCGTTCCGGCAAACGCGTCCAAGCGTTTCGTGGTTGTCTTCGCGCCCACGGTCCTCGGAGCGTCCAATGGGACCTTAGCGATCACGAGCAACGACCCGATTAATCCGAAGGTGAATGTTCCGCTCAGCGGCATGGGCGTCCAGCTCAATCCGGCATCAGTGGAGCTGGTACTAGATCGTTCCGGCAGCATGTCCGCACCCGCGCAAGGCGGGACCAAGATGGACGGGCTGAAAGCAGCCGTGCACCTGTTTGCGGATCTCATGATTCCAGGCCAGGGTGACGAAATGGGGTCGGTGGAATTCGATGACGCAGTAAACGTGCTCACGCCGTTTGGCTCTTACGACACCCCGAAGCGAGATGCCATCAAGAACGACGCCGACACGCTGACACCGCGCCACCTTACGTCGATCGGCGGCGGGCTGCACACCGGGCAGGCGCAGGTTGTTGCCGGGACGACAGGGCGCAAGGTCATCCTCGTGTTTACCGACGGCATGGAAAATACTCCCCCGATGATTGCCACCGAGGAGCCGCCCATCCTCGCCGCTGGAACCGAAGTGTACGCCATCGGCCTGGGCCAGCCTCAGAATATCTCCGCCGCAGCGCTGAGCATGCTGGCCGCCTCGTCCAATGGAAACTTTTTCCAGACGGACGACACGCTCATCCTGCGAAAGCATTTCGTGCAGGTGCTGGCCGACGCATTTCGCCAGAACATGGCCCAGGACCCCGTATTCGCGATCGCTCAAGGCGCCACCAAGAAGATCCCGGTCTCCATCACGCAATGCGAACGCCGCATCACGTTCGTGCTCAACTGGGACGATGCCGGTTCTCAAGTGGATCTCAACGTGCGCGCTCCCGACGGCACGCTGTTCACGCCCAACTCGCCGAACCAAAACCAGCTCGTGCGGTATGGCGATTTTCCCGGGTATCGCTATTACCAGATCGCGTTTCCGCCACTGGATCCCGGCTCGGGGCTGACCATCGGTCCGTCACAGTTGGGCCAGTGGGTGATGGAGGTGCGCGGCTCGGCGCTGGCCGGTGCCAGCGAGCGCTGTACTACCAGTGTGGTGGTGGAAAGCCAGCTTGAACTCCGTGGCATCGTTCATGCGGTGGACATTGGCCAGCCCATCCAGATTGAAGCGACGATCACGGATCACGGTTTGCCAGTGACCACCGCCGAATTGGTGGTTACGCTAACGGCGCCCCAGAAGTCGCTTGCCGCGGTCTCCACGCCGCCGGTCATTCTCAAGGCACTGGATGCCGACAAGCACCCCATTCCCGCGGGGAAGATCCCGCTAATTCCCGTGAAGAAGACGAAGTACAGGATGAAGCCGGGTAAGGAATCGCGGCCCTTTACGCTGACTCTGCCGGCACCGCGACTGGACGGGGTGTATCAATTCGAGTTTCAGGCGAAGGGGCAAGCTTGCGGGGGCGCTTTCGACCGTTACCGGGAATTCTCGCTCTACATCGGACGCAAAGCCCACGACCGGCGCACCGGCCTGACGGTGGAGTCAAGCGGACCCACTAGCGCCGTGGTGACGGTGACGCCGCGCGATTCCCGCGGTGAGCCGCTTGGCCCAGGGCTAGCCTCGCTGTTGAGACCCGGTCTCAAGGGCGGCACAGTGTTCCCCGTGGTCGACCGGCGCGATGGTTCCTACGCATTTCGCGCTTCGTGGCCAGGGAAGCGGCCACCGACGCTAAACCTGAAACTCGGCGACAAGATGTTATCCGTTCCGTTGGCGCCGAAACAGAAGCGCTGA